One segment of Phragmites australis chromosome 13, lpPhrAust1.1, whole genome shotgun sequence DNA contains the following:
- the LOC133889069 gene encoding protein ALWAYS EARLY 3-like isoform X4: MASARKVRNVNKRYAKINEDWQDKDATNVHKSKVRKKKLSDMLGSQWSKDELERFYGAYRKYGKDWRKIAGAIRDRTSEMVEALYNMNKAYLSLPEGTATAAGLIAMMTDHYNILDGSNSERESNDSPKTSRKPQKRGRAKFQSVSKTSDTRYPDLLQSQPASSSYGCLSLLKKKRSGDLFVGNRPRAVGKRTPRVPVASMYHRDDWGVANRQAKPDANNGDHEGAHVAALALAEVCQRGGSPQVSQTPGRSGDHMFLSPVKSSDRKNADSDMGSSKLHGFQLDADYPEGSLGSREAETGDYTKGASYLVTKEGSASGKSQKKVKRSHKRRRKAARKTGDQFEDDREACSGTEEGHSARKAKEESELEALGSKTVWPSSMSSKRSRQLFFGESSALDALHTLADLSVNILQPSSIVESESSAQIKDENKDNDSDEKPGMPAAVSVSEQKDNSKSTAKKLKRQSDIAGTDMVTRKKAKLAKDPHHDGSTTSEVKQQACTCGIKTEKKKRKSSTGKVSTEEGKISSNKVMDIAETTAQGATTPQGDLTSKDRSRRKLGIQKSLTQECKPTEGADDSGSDKLSYSMNNVSDLKDKLSHCLSSRLLRRWCMFEWFYSAIDYPWFAKSEFVEYLNHVKLGHVPRLTRVEWGVIRSSLGKPRRLSKQFLHEEREKLAQYRDSVRQHYAELRSGVREGLPTDLARPLAVGQRVIACHPRTRELHDGNVLTVDHNRCRVQFDWLELGVEFVMDIDCMPLHPLDNFPESLRQQNFVNKYYNSLSEAKFEDGVKDLGSGGAARFTSNVNLNGADGAFHIPYGHPISTLMKQAKGDTIDSIAQAKATVNEVTVAAQQAMYNQPCTLSQIQEREADIRALAELSRALDKKEALLVELRHMNEEVSGKQKDGETIRDLQHFRTQYAMVLVQLRDSNDQVASALLSLRQRNTYRANPVQSYPKSMENGGAFTGAPDPYNLFGYINPESGSQVIEIIETSRCRAKTMVDVAIQAMCKVSEGENAFAKIGEALDNLSSRGTGSGSSILGIRRIPPDSGQANSSYQDNGTPTPATNNASSPRLPNECDSEAQYPSELISSCVATILMIQNCTEKQYHPAEVAHILDSALSRLQPCSSQNIPIFREIEMCMGIIKNQMLALIPTPSG, translated from the exons ATGGCTTCAGCAAGAAAAGTGAGAAATGTGAATAAACGCTATGCCAAAATCAATGAAGACTGGCAGGATAAAGATGCAACAAATGTACATAAAAGTAAAGTGCGA AAGAAAAAGTTATCAGACATGCTTGGGTCTCAGTGGAGCAAAGATGAGCTCGAGCGTTTCTATGGAGCCTACAGAAAATATGGAAAAGATTGGAGAAAG ATTGCTGGTGCTATCCGTGATAGAACATCTGAAATGGTGGAGGCTCTGTACAACATGAATAAG GCTTATTTATCTCTTCCCGAGGGAACAGCTACTGCTGCGGGGTTAATAGCGATGATGACTGATCACTACAATATTCTG GATGGAAGTAACAGTGAGCGTGAAAGTAATGATTCACCAAAAACTTCTAGGAAGCCACAGAAGCGTGGTCGTGCTAAGTTTCAATCTGTGTCTAAGACATCTGATACACGTTACCCTGATCTATTGCAATCTCAACCTGCTTCATCGAGCTATGGGTGCCTTTCTTTGTTGAAGAAGAAGCGTTCTGGAG ACCTTTTTGTAGGGAACAGGCCACGTGCTGTTGGAAAAAGGACTCCACGAGTACCTGTCGCAAGCATGTACCATCGAGATGACTGGGGTGTAGCAAATAGACAAGCAAAACCAGATGCTAACAATGGTGATCATGAAGGAGCTCACGTAGCGGCGCTTGCTCTGGCAGAGGTATGTCAAAGAGGAGGCTCACCTCAGGTTTCTCAAACGCCTGGAAGATCTGGTGATCATATGTTCCTGTCTCCAGTTAAAAGTAGTGACAGAAAA AATGCGGATTCAGACATGGGAAGCTCAAAGTTGCATGGGTTTCAATTGGATGCTGATTACCCTGAAGGTAGCTTAGGAAGTAGGGAAGCCGAAACTGGTGACTATACCAAAGGTGCATCGTATTTGGTGACTAAGGAAGGTTCTGCATCTGGGAAGTCTCAGAAGAAAGTAAAGAGGTCTCataagaggaggagaaaagCTGCACGCAAAACAGGcgatcagtttgaggatgacagAGAGGCTTGCAGTGGTACTGAAGAAGGGCATAGTGCGAGAAAGGCTAAAGAGGAATCAGAGCTGGAGGCACTGGGAAGTAAAACTGTATGGCCATCTAGCATGTCAAGTAAAAGAAGTCGACAACTGTTTTTTGGCG AAAGCTCAGCTCTAGATGCATTACATACATTAGCTGATCTATCTGTGAATATCCTACAACCTTCTTCAATTGTTGAATCCG AATCATCAGCACAGATTAAGGATGAAAACAAAGACAATGATTCTGATGAAAAGCCCGGTATGCCTGCAGCAGTATCAGTGTCTGAGCAGAAAGATAACTCCAAAAGTACAGCAAAAAAACTCAAAAGGCAGTCAGACATTGCAGGCACTGACATGGTTACTAGGAAAAAAGCTAAACTTGCTAAAGATCCTCATCATGATGGGAGCACCACTTCTGAAGTAAAGCAACAAGCTTGTACGTGTGGCATTAAaacagagaaaaagaagaggaagtcTTCCACAGGAAAG GTTTCTACTGAAGAAGGGAAGATATCTTCTAATAAAG TTATGGATATTGCAGAGACAACTGCACAAGGTGCAACAACTCCGCAGGGTGACTTGACATCAAAGGATAGAAGTCGCCGTAAATTAGGCATTCAGAAATCATTAACTCAAGAATGTAAACCTACAGAGGGTGCTGATGATTCGGGAAGTGATAAACTTTCTTACTCAATGAATAATGTTAGCGATCTTAAG GACAAACTCTCTCACTGCTTGTCATCACGTTTGCTCCGTAGATGGTGCATGTTTGAATGGTTTTACAGTGCAATCGATTATCCGTGGTTTGCCAAGAGTGAATTTGTTGAGTATTTGAATCATGTCAAGCTGGGTCATGTGCCAAGGCTGACTCGTGTTGAGTGGGGTGTCATAAGGAG TTCTCTTGGAAAGCCCCGTCGATTGTCCAAACAGTTTTTgcacgaggagagagagaagcttGCTCAGTATCGTGATTCAGTCAGACAGCACTATGCTGAACTTCGATCTGGTGTTCGAGAAGGTCTACCTACAGATCTTGCACGACCTCTAGCAGTTGGACAGCGTGTTATAGCCTGCCATCCTAGAACAAGGGAACTTCATGATGGGAATGTTCTGACTGTTGATCATAATCGTTGCCGGGTTCAATTTGATTGGCTTGAGCTGGGTGTTGAGTTTGTGATG GATATTGATTGTATGCCCCTGCATCCTCTGGATAATTTCCCTGAGTCTCTCAGACAGCAAAACTTTGTGAACAAATATTACAACAGCTTATCAGAAGCAAAATTCGAGGATGGGGTGAAAGACTTGGGTAGCGGAGGTGCAGCAAGATTCACATCAAACGTGAATTTGAATGGTGCCGATGGGGCCTTCCATATACCTTATGGTCACCCAATAAGTACTTTAATGAAGCAAGCAAAG GGTGACACAATTGATTCCATTGCACAGGCCAAAGCTACAGTTAATGAGGTTACAGTTGCTGCACAACAGGCAATGTATAATCAGCCATGCACTCTCTCACAGATACAGGAAAGAGAAGCTGATATAAGAGCTCTTGCTGAACTATCACGTGCTCTTGATAAAAAG GAAGCTTTGCTGGTAGAGTTGAGGCACATGAATGAAGAAGTGTCTGGAAAGCAGAAGGATGGGGAAACTATTAGAGACTTGCAGCATTTCAGGACGCAATATGCTATGGTGCTTGTGCAGCTAAGAGATTCCAATGATCAA GTAGCCTCAGCCTTGCTTTCGCTGCGGCAACGCAACACATATCGTGCGAATCCAGTACAATCATATCCTAAATCCATGGAAAATGGCGGAGCCTTTACTGGAGCACCAGACCCGTACAACCTTTTTGGTTATATTAATCCGGAGTCTGGTTCCCAAGTGATTGAAATTATTGAGACTTCAAGGTGCAGAGCAAAAACGATGGTTGATGTTGCTATTCAG GCGATGTGCAAAGTGAGTGAAGGAGAGAATGCTTTTGCAAAAATAGGTGAAGCACTAGATAATCTGAGTAGCCGCGGTACTGGATCTGGTTCAAGCATATTAGGCATAAGGCGGATACCTCCTGATTCAGGACAGGCAAATTCATCTTACCAAGATAACGGCACACCTACCCCTGCAACAAACAATGCCTCCAGTCCAAGATTGCCCAACGAGTGTGATTCCGAAGCCCAATATCCTTCCGAATTGATTTCATCCTGTGTCGCCACCATTCTTATGATACAG AACTGCACGGAGAAGCAGTACCATCCTGCCGAAGTCGCGCACATCCTTGATTCTGCATTGTCGCGCCTACAACCGTGCAGCTCGCAGAACATCCCGATCTTCAGGGAGATCGAGATGTGCATGGGCATCATCAAGAACCAAATGTTGGCGTTGATACCCACTCCGAGTGGCTAG
- the LOC133889069 gene encoding protein ALWAYS EARLY 3-like isoform X5, whose amino-acid sequence MASARKVRNVNKRYAKINEDWQDKDATNVHKSKVRKKKLSDMLGSQWSKDELERFYGAYRKYGKDWRKIAGAIRDRTSEMVEALYNMNKAYLSLPEGTATAAGLIAMMTDHYNILDGSNSERESNDSPKTSRKPQKRGRAKFQSVSKTSDTRYPDLLQSQPASSSYGCLSLLKKKRSGDLFVGNRPRAVGKRTPRVPVASMYHRDDWGVANRQAKPDANNGDHEGAHVAALALAEVCQRGGSPQVSQTPGRSGDHMFLSPVKSSDRKNADSDMGSSKLHGFQLDADYPEGSLGSREAETGDYTKGASYLVTKEGSASGKSQKKVKRSHKRRRKAARKTGDQFEDDREACSGTEEGHSARKAKEESELEALGSKTVWPSSMSSKRSRQLFFGESSALDALHTLADLSVNILQPSSIVESESSAQIKDENKDNDSDEKPGMPAAVSVSEQKDNSKSTAKKLKRQSDIAGTDMVTRKKAKLAKDPHHDGSTTSEVKQQACTCGIKTEKKKRKSSTGKVSTEEGKISSNKETTAQGATTPQGDLTSKDRSRRKLGIQKSLTQECKPTEGADDSGSDKLSYSMNNVSDLKDKLSHCLSSRLLRRWCMFEWFYSAIDYPWFAKSEFVEYLNHVKLGHVPRLTRVEWGVIRSSLGKPRRLSKQFLHEEREKLAQYRDSVRQHYAELRSGVREGLPTDLARPLAVGQRVIACHPRTRELHDGNVLTVDHNRCRVQFDWLELGVEFVMDIDCMPLHPLDNFPESLRQQNFVNKYYNSLSEAKFEDGVKDLGSGGAARFTSNVNLNGADGAFHIPYGHPISTLMKQAKGDTIDSIAQAKATVNEVTVAAQQAMYNQPCTLSQIQEREADIRALAELSRALDKKEALLVELRHMNEEVSGKQKDGETIRDLQHFRTQYAMVLVQLRDSNDQVASALLSLRQRNTYRANPVQSYPKSMENGGAFTGAPDPYNLFGYINPESGSQVIEIIETSRCRAKTMVDVAIQAMCKVSEGENAFAKIGEALDNLSSRGTGSGSSILGIRRIPPDSGQANSSYQDNGTPTPATNNASSPRLPNECDSEAQYPSELISSCVATILMIQNCTEKQYHPAEVAHILDSALSRLQPCSSQNIPIFREIEMCMGIIKNQMLALIPTPSG is encoded by the exons ATGGCTTCAGCAAGAAAAGTGAGAAATGTGAATAAACGCTATGCCAAAATCAATGAAGACTGGCAGGATAAAGATGCAACAAATGTACATAAAAGTAAAGTGCGA AAGAAAAAGTTATCAGACATGCTTGGGTCTCAGTGGAGCAAAGATGAGCTCGAGCGTTTCTATGGAGCCTACAGAAAATATGGAAAAGATTGGAGAAAG ATTGCTGGTGCTATCCGTGATAGAACATCTGAAATGGTGGAGGCTCTGTACAACATGAATAAG GCTTATTTATCTCTTCCCGAGGGAACAGCTACTGCTGCGGGGTTAATAGCGATGATGACTGATCACTACAATATTCTG GATGGAAGTAACAGTGAGCGTGAAAGTAATGATTCACCAAAAACTTCTAGGAAGCCACAGAAGCGTGGTCGTGCTAAGTTTCAATCTGTGTCTAAGACATCTGATACACGTTACCCTGATCTATTGCAATCTCAACCTGCTTCATCGAGCTATGGGTGCCTTTCTTTGTTGAAGAAGAAGCGTTCTGGAG ACCTTTTTGTAGGGAACAGGCCACGTGCTGTTGGAAAAAGGACTCCACGAGTACCTGTCGCAAGCATGTACCATCGAGATGACTGGGGTGTAGCAAATAGACAAGCAAAACCAGATGCTAACAATGGTGATCATGAAGGAGCTCACGTAGCGGCGCTTGCTCTGGCAGAGGTATGTCAAAGAGGAGGCTCACCTCAGGTTTCTCAAACGCCTGGAAGATCTGGTGATCATATGTTCCTGTCTCCAGTTAAAAGTAGTGACAGAAAA AATGCGGATTCAGACATGGGAAGCTCAAAGTTGCATGGGTTTCAATTGGATGCTGATTACCCTGAAGGTAGCTTAGGAAGTAGGGAAGCCGAAACTGGTGACTATACCAAAGGTGCATCGTATTTGGTGACTAAGGAAGGTTCTGCATCTGGGAAGTCTCAGAAGAAAGTAAAGAGGTCTCataagaggaggagaaaagCTGCACGCAAAACAGGcgatcagtttgaggatgacagAGAGGCTTGCAGTGGTACTGAAGAAGGGCATAGTGCGAGAAAGGCTAAAGAGGAATCAGAGCTGGAGGCACTGGGAAGTAAAACTGTATGGCCATCTAGCATGTCAAGTAAAAGAAGTCGACAACTGTTTTTTGGCG AAAGCTCAGCTCTAGATGCATTACATACATTAGCTGATCTATCTGTGAATATCCTACAACCTTCTTCAATTGTTGAATCCG AATCATCAGCACAGATTAAGGATGAAAACAAAGACAATGATTCTGATGAAAAGCCCGGTATGCCTGCAGCAGTATCAGTGTCTGAGCAGAAAGATAACTCCAAAAGTACAGCAAAAAAACTCAAAAGGCAGTCAGACATTGCAGGCACTGACATGGTTACTAGGAAAAAAGCTAAACTTGCTAAAGATCCTCATCATGATGGGAGCACCACTTCTGAAGTAAAGCAACAAGCTTGTACGTGTGGCATTAAaacagagaaaaagaagaggaagtcTTCCACAGGAAAG GTTTCTACTGAAGAAGGGAAGATATCTTCTAATAAAG AGACAACTGCACAAGGTGCAACAACTCCGCAGGGTGACTTGACATCAAAGGATAGAAGTCGCCGTAAATTAGGCATTCAGAAATCATTAACTCAAGAATGTAAACCTACAGAGGGTGCTGATGATTCGGGAAGTGATAAACTTTCTTACTCAATGAATAATGTTAGCGATCTTAAG GACAAACTCTCTCACTGCTTGTCATCACGTTTGCTCCGTAGATGGTGCATGTTTGAATGGTTTTACAGTGCAATCGATTATCCGTGGTTTGCCAAGAGTGAATTTGTTGAGTATTTGAATCATGTCAAGCTGGGTCATGTGCCAAGGCTGACTCGTGTTGAGTGGGGTGTCATAAGGAG TTCTCTTGGAAAGCCCCGTCGATTGTCCAAACAGTTTTTgcacgaggagagagagaagcttGCTCAGTATCGTGATTCAGTCAGACAGCACTATGCTGAACTTCGATCTGGTGTTCGAGAAGGTCTACCTACAGATCTTGCACGACCTCTAGCAGTTGGACAGCGTGTTATAGCCTGCCATCCTAGAACAAGGGAACTTCATGATGGGAATGTTCTGACTGTTGATCATAATCGTTGCCGGGTTCAATTTGATTGGCTTGAGCTGGGTGTTGAGTTTGTGATG GATATTGATTGTATGCCCCTGCATCCTCTGGATAATTTCCCTGAGTCTCTCAGACAGCAAAACTTTGTGAACAAATATTACAACAGCTTATCAGAAGCAAAATTCGAGGATGGGGTGAAAGACTTGGGTAGCGGAGGTGCAGCAAGATTCACATCAAACGTGAATTTGAATGGTGCCGATGGGGCCTTCCATATACCTTATGGTCACCCAATAAGTACTTTAATGAAGCAAGCAAAG GGTGACACAATTGATTCCATTGCACAGGCCAAAGCTACAGTTAATGAGGTTACAGTTGCTGCACAACAGGCAATGTATAATCAGCCATGCACTCTCTCACAGATACAGGAAAGAGAAGCTGATATAAGAGCTCTTGCTGAACTATCACGTGCTCTTGATAAAAAG GAAGCTTTGCTGGTAGAGTTGAGGCACATGAATGAAGAAGTGTCTGGAAAGCAGAAGGATGGGGAAACTATTAGAGACTTGCAGCATTTCAGGACGCAATATGCTATGGTGCTTGTGCAGCTAAGAGATTCCAATGATCAA GTAGCCTCAGCCTTGCTTTCGCTGCGGCAACGCAACACATATCGTGCGAATCCAGTACAATCATATCCTAAATCCATGGAAAATGGCGGAGCCTTTACTGGAGCACCAGACCCGTACAACCTTTTTGGTTATATTAATCCGGAGTCTGGTTCCCAAGTGATTGAAATTATTGAGACTTCAAGGTGCAGAGCAAAAACGATGGTTGATGTTGCTATTCAG GCGATGTGCAAAGTGAGTGAAGGAGAGAATGCTTTTGCAAAAATAGGTGAAGCACTAGATAATCTGAGTAGCCGCGGTACTGGATCTGGTTCAAGCATATTAGGCATAAGGCGGATACCTCCTGATTCAGGACAGGCAAATTCATCTTACCAAGATAACGGCACACCTACCCCTGCAACAAACAATGCCTCCAGTCCAAGATTGCCCAACGAGTGTGATTCCGAAGCCCAATATCCTTCCGAATTGATTTCATCCTGTGTCGCCACCATTCTTATGATACAG AACTGCACGGAGAAGCAGTACCATCCTGCCGAAGTCGCGCACATCCTTGATTCTGCATTGTCGCGCCTACAACCGTGCAGCTCGCAGAACATCCCGATCTTCAGGGAGATCGAGATGTGCATGGGCATCATCAAGAACCAAATGTTGGCGTTGATACCCACTCCGAGTGGCTAG